One part of the Xylocopa sonorina isolate GNS202 chromosome 10, iyXylSono1_principal, whole genome shotgun sequence genome encodes these proteins:
- the Ciao1 gene encoding cytosolic iron-sulfur assembly component 1 isoform X3, protein MIRHLNRLKGSYKFLSSTVVSKHRNTFCTMDKVEPNTTGIPLNQVVDVLKKFASPSLACSWDNVGLLVEPTETKVISHIIITNDLTENVMEEALRLKTDMIITYHPLIFNPLKSVTTRSWKEKIVAKCLENRIAVYSPHTAFDAIKGGVNDWLVSAFENVLESSKPIDVNADNSSYGSGRNCILKNNITLEEAVERVKILTGLKHVRLARAHRTDDFIKTIAVCAGAGTSLLKDVPADLFLTGEMLHHDILDAVHKGTNVILTNHSDSERGFLKIFASTLNDMLQKSVTVCVSKTDADPLETV, encoded by the exons ATGATAAGACATTTGAATAGACTCAAGGGCAGCTACAAATTTTTATCTTCTACCGTcgtatcgaaacatagaaatacgttTTGTACAATGGATAAAGTAGAACCAAATACTACTGGAATCCCATTGAATCAAGTTGTAGATGTACTGAAAAAGTTTGCCAGCCCATCGCTCGCATGTTCCTGGGATAATGTAGGATTGCTCGTTGAACCTACAGAAACGAAAGTGATCTCGCACATTATCATAACGAATGATTTGACCGAAAATGTGATGGAAGAAGCTTTACGCTTGAAAACTGATATGATTATTACTTATCACCCTCTAATATTTAATCCCTTGAAGTCCGTGACTACCCGCTCGTGGAAG GAGAAAATTGTTGCCAAATGCTTAGAAAACAGAATAGCCGTGTATTCTCCGCATACTGCTTTCGATGCGATAAAAGGAGGTGTAAACGACTGGCTGGTTTCGGCATTTGAAAATG TACTTGAGAGTAGCAAACCCATAGACGTGAATGCAGATAATAGCAGCTACGGTTCTGGACGAAATTGcattttaaaaaataatattactcTCGAGGAAGCTGTGGAACGAGTGAAAATACTTACTGGTTTGAAACATGTCAGATTAGCTCGTGCTCATCGAACAG ATGATTTTATTAAAACTATCGCGGTCTGTGCTGGAGCTGGAACATCCCTTTTAAAGGACGTGCCCGCCGATTTGTTTCTTACGGGAGAGATGTTACACCACGATATTCTTGATGCTGTACACAAGGGAACCAATGTGATATTAACAAATCATTCCGATTCGGAACGTGGTTTCTTAAAAATATTTGCGTCTACCTTGAACGATATGTTGCAAAAGTCTGTAACAGTGTGCGTATCCAAGACCGATGCGGACCCTCTGGAAACTGTTTAA
- the Ciao1 gene encoding cytosolic iron-sulfur assembly component 1 isoform X1 gives MGTLVLKQSLSRHRGRVWNVCWHPKGTYLASCGEDKTIVIWGKQNNAQDGKWVVKAILTESHTRTIREIAWSPCGNYIASASFDATTAIWDKKSGQFECNTTLEGHENEVKSVSWSCSGQLLATCSRDKSVWVWEVNDDEYECAAVINAHTQDVKKVRWHPNEEVLASASYDNTVMIFKEDAADNDWSCVATLSSHTSTVWSLTWDKKGNRIATCSDDQTVKIWQEYKPGNETGIVTTNGGSTWKCVCTISGYHTRTIYDIDWCKTTGLLVTACGDDIIRIFKEDSDSDPHQPTFTMVCLMDTAHTQDVNSVQWNPAVPGQLASASDDGLVKIWFYNELP, from the exons ATGGGTACGTTGGTATTAAAGCAAAGTTTGAGCAGACACAGAGGTAGGGTGTGGAATGTTTGCTGGCATCCAAAGGGTACTTATCTTGCGTCTTGCGGTGAAGACAAAACGATTGTTATATGGGGAAAACAAAATAATGCGCAAGATGGGAAGTGGGTTGTAAAAGCTATTCTTACCGAGAGTCATACCAGAACCATTAGAGAGATAGCTTGGTCTCCTTGTGGAAATTACATAGCATCTGCTAGTTTCGACGCCACCACCGCTATATGGGATAAAAAGTCAGGGCAATTTGAATGTAACACAACGTTAGAGGGACATGAGAATGAAGTGAAAAGTGTTAGTTGGAGTTGTAGCGGACAGTTGTTGGCTACTTGTAGTCGGGATAAATCCGTTTGGGTATGGGAAGTAAATGATGATGAGTACGAATGTGCCGCTGTTATTAATGCTCACACTCAAGATGTAAAAAAG GTAAGGTGGCATCCTAACGAAGAAGTTCTAGCATCGGCGAGTTATGACAATACTGTGATGATATTTAAGGAAGATGCAGCTGATAACGATTGGTCCTGTGTTGCAACATTGTCGTCCCATACATCAACCGTATGGAGTCTCACTTGGGATAAAAAGGGCAATCGAATTGCAACCTGCAGCGATGATCAAACAGTGAAAATATGGCAAGAATATAAGCCTGGTAATGAAACAGGAATTGTAACAACAAACGGGGGATCAACTTGGAAGTGTGTGTGTACGATATCTGGTTACCATACAAGGACAATTTATGATATCGATTGGTGTAAAACCACTGGTTTGTTAGTGACTGCGTGCGGTGATGACATTATTAGAATATTTAAAGAGGACAGCGACTCCGATCCCCATCAGCCAACTTTTACAATGGTTTGTTTAATGGACACTGCTCATACTCAAGATGTAAACTCTGTGCAATGGAACCCTGCTGTTCCAGGACAACTTGCATCGGCTAGCGATGATGGTTTAGTGAAAATTTGGTTTTATAATGA GCTGCCATAA
- the Ciao1 gene encoding cytosolic iron-sulfur assembly component 1 isoform X2 → MGTLVLKQSLSRHRGRVWNVCWHPKGTYLASCGEDKTIVIWGKQNNAQDGKWVVKAILTESHTRTIREIAWSPCGNYIASASFDATTAIWDKKSGQFECNTTLEGHENEVKSVSWSCSGQLLATCSRDKSVWVWEVNDDEYECAAVINAHTQDVKKVRWHPNEEVLASASYDNTVMIFKEDAADNDWSCVATLSSHTSTVWSLTWDKKGNRIATCSDDQTVKIWQEYKPGNETGIVTTNGGSTWKCVCTISGYHTRTIYDIDWCKTTGLLVTACGDDIIRIFKEDSDSDPHQPTFTMVCLMDTAHTQDVNSVQWNPAVPGQLASASDDGLVKIWFYNE, encoded by the exons ATGGGTACGTTGGTATTAAAGCAAAGTTTGAGCAGACACAGAGGTAGGGTGTGGAATGTTTGCTGGCATCCAAAGGGTACTTATCTTGCGTCTTGCGGTGAAGACAAAACGATTGTTATATGGGGAAAACAAAATAATGCGCAAGATGGGAAGTGGGTTGTAAAAGCTATTCTTACCGAGAGTCATACCAGAACCATTAGAGAGATAGCTTGGTCTCCTTGTGGAAATTACATAGCATCTGCTAGTTTCGACGCCACCACCGCTATATGGGATAAAAAGTCAGGGCAATTTGAATGTAACACAACGTTAGAGGGACATGAGAATGAAGTGAAAAGTGTTAGTTGGAGTTGTAGCGGACAGTTGTTGGCTACTTGTAGTCGGGATAAATCCGTTTGGGTATGGGAAGTAAATGATGATGAGTACGAATGTGCCGCTGTTATTAATGCTCACACTCAAGATGTAAAAAAG GTAAGGTGGCATCCTAACGAAGAAGTTCTAGCATCGGCGAGTTATGACAATACTGTGATGATATTTAAGGAAGATGCAGCTGATAACGATTGGTCCTGTGTTGCAACATTGTCGTCCCATACATCAACCGTATGGAGTCTCACTTGGGATAAAAAGGGCAATCGAATTGCAACCTGCAGCGATGATCAAACAGTGAAAATATGGCAAGAATATAAGCCTGGTAATGAAACAGGAATTGTAACAACAAACGGGGGATCAACTTGGAAGTGTGTGTGTACGATATCTGGTTACCATACAAGGACAATTTATGATATCGATTGGTGTAAAACCACTGGTTTGTTAGTGACTGCGTGCGGTGATGACATTATTAGAATATTTAAAGAGGACAGCGACTCCGATCCCCATCAGCCAACTTTTACAATGGTTTGTTTAATGGACACTGCTCATACTCAAGATGTAAACTCTGTGCAATGGAACCCTGCTGTTCCAGGACAACTTGCATCGGCTAGCGATGATGGTTTAGTGAAAATTTGGTTTTATAATGAGTAA
- the Sec8 gene encoding exocyst complex component secretory 8, with protein MNSLPPTKPPRGIKPTKETSGLLISVIRALSASETNEQREIEKAKLEKEYKKSDQRLDELVSLHDQDLTQVMQIFSALSEKVTAAREKIHAVKENLNACKQLLRCKREELLNLWLEGIEHKHVLELLKDVSPDSCTKMLPLMNTDTLSVSTSYSTASD; from the exons atgaattCGCTTCCCCCTACTAAGCCTCCGAGAGGTATTAAACCAACCAAAGAAACG AGTGGTTTGTTGATTTCTGTGATCCGTGCACTGTCGGCGAGTGAAACTAACGAACAACGAGAGATAGAAAAAGCTAAACTGGAGAAAGAATACAAGAAAAGCGATCAAAGACTCGATGAATTGGTATCATTACATGATCAGGATCTGACGCAAGTTATGCAG ATATTCAGTGCATTGTCAGAAAAAGTAACAGCAGCACGGGAAAAAATTCATGCGGTTAAAGAAAACTTGAATGCCTGTAAACAATTATTAAGATGTAAACGAGAGGAATTGTTAAACCTCTGGCTGGAAGGCATTGAACACAAACATGTATTAGAGCTCCTAAAAGATGT ATCTCCTGATTCTTGCACTAAAATGTTACCTCTAATGAACACAGATACATTGTCGGTATCTACGTCGTACAGTACAGCGTCTGATTGA
- the Tfiib gene encoding transcription factor IIB, whose translation MASSSRYETNKVCCYAHPDAPLIEDYRAGDQICSECGLVVGDRVIDVGSEWRTFSNEKAGVDPSRVGGPENPLLNGSDLSTMIGPGTGAASFDAFGASKYQNRRTMSSSDRALINAFREINGMADRINLPKTIVDRANNLFKQVHDGKNLKGRANDAIASACLYIACRQEGVPRTFKEICAVSKISKKEIGRCFKLILKALETSVDLITTGDFMSRFCSNLGLPNMVQRAATHIARKAVEIDIVPGRSPISVAAAAIYMASQASEDKRSQKEIGDIAGVADVTIRQSYKLMYPHAGKLFPEDFRFATPIDQLPQM comes from the exons ATGGCAAGTTCGTCAAG ATATGAAACGAACAAAGTTTGTTGTTACGCACATCCAGATGCACCCCTTATCGAGGACTACAGAGCTGGGGACCAAATTTGTTCAGAATGCGGATTAGTTGTAGGAGATAG GGTAATAGATGTCGGATCAGAATGGAGAACGTTTAGCAACGAAAAAGCTGGCGTCGATCCATCACGTGTCGGCGGACCAGAAAATCCACTTCTTAATGGCTCTGATTTATCTACAATGATCGGTCCTGGAACTGGTGCGGCATCATTTGATGCTTTCGGCGCTTCAAAATACCAGAATAGGCGTACG atGAGCAGTTCCGATAGAGCATTGATTAATGCATTTCGTGAAATCAATGGAATGGCAGATCGCATTAATTTACCTAAAACTATTGTCGACCGGGCAAACAATTTGTTCAAACAAGTACACGATGGTAAAAACTTGAAAGGACGCGCAAACGATGCAATTGCTTCTGCTTGCTTGTACATTGCTTGCAGGCAGGAGGGTGTACCTCGTACTTTTAAAGAAATTTGCGCGGTCAGCAAAATCAGTAAAAAAGAAATAGGAAGATGCttcaaattaatattgaaagcgcTTGAAACCAGCGTGGATCTCATCACCACAGGAGACTTTATGTCTAGATTTTGTTCTAATCTTGGACTTCCTAATATGGTGCAAAGAGCTGCTACACATATCGCGAGAAAAGCAGTAGAAATTGATATTGTACCTGGAAGGTCGCCTATTTCAGTGGCGGCTGCTGCAATCTATATGGCGTCACAG GCATCAGAAGATAAGAGATCGCAAAAGGAAATCGGTGACATTGCTGGTGTAGCTGACGTTACAATCAGGCAGTCTTATAAGTTAATGTATCCTCACGCAGGGAAACTATTTCCGGAAGATTTCAGATTCGCAACACCAATCGATCAGTTACCGCAAATGTAA